A single region of the Salvia miltiorrhiza cultivar Shanhuang (shh) chromosome 8, IMPLAD_Smil_shh, whole genome shotgun sequence genome encodes:
- the LOC131001749 gene encoding probable calcium-binding protein CML18, whose translation MAKNNAAITLTLEEEVEKVFSKFDTNGDGKISLAELGDILNGLESGSATSADEVKRIMSELDTDGDGFIDLNEFKAFHCGGGGGDSNKELKEAFALYDKDKNGKISANELHSVLRSLGEKCSLKDCRKMISSVDVDGDGCVNFEEFKKMMTRSS comes from the coding sequence ATGGCGAAAAATAACGCAGCAATCACGCTAACCCTAGAAGAAGAGGTCGAGAAAGTCTTCAGCAAGTTCGACACCAATGGCGACGGCAAGATTTCGCTGGCCGAACTCGGCGACATACTCAACGGTCTCGAATCCGGATCCGCCACTTCCGCCGACGAGGTGAAGCGCATAATGTCGGAGCTCGACACCGACGGCGACGGATTCATCGACTTGAACGAGTTCAAGGCCTTCcactgcggcggcggcggtggcgacAGCAACAAGGAATTGAAAGAGGCTTTCGCTCTGTACGACAAGGACAAAAACGGCAAGATCTCCGCAAACGAGTTGCACTCGGTGCTCCGCAGCCTCGGTGAGAAGTGCTCGCTCAAGGATTGCCGGAAAATGATCAGCTCCGTCGACGTCGACGGCGACGGCTGCGTGAATTTCGAGGAATTCAAAAAGATGATGACTAGGTCTTCTTAA
- the LOC130998173 gene encoding zinc finger BED domain-containing protein RICESLEEPER 3-like: MSMSTTGCSESKKSENKLAEESFVEQLVNVIVLENDSTNAKIVGTTEVKVEDGKMAKKRTSKAWDHFKIIMVNGVQKAKCNYCTATLSYNGTSGTSHLLKHANLVCPKRHLRLGLGQTKLNVKTEVDGTTVLELKDREKPVKFDQETSRRDLVSMVVIHEYPLSIVDHVGFRKFVKGFNSSFKMISRNTLKSAIMKIYNDAKSSLKALFDSTYERVALTTDMWTASNQKKGYMAITSHFIDQQWIIEL, encoded by the exons ATGTCAATGTCTACCACAGGATGCTCTGAATCAAAG aAGAGTGAAAATAAGTTGGCAGAAGAAAGCTTTGTTGAACAACTTGTGAATGTGATTGTACTTGAAAATGATTCCACCAATGCTAAAATCGTTGGGACCACGGAAGTGAAAGTAGAAGATGGTAAAATGGCCAAGAAACGTACTTCTAAAGCTTGGGATCATTTCAAGATAATAATGGTGAATGGTGTTCAAAAGGCAAAATGCAACTACTGCACGGCTACATTGTCTTACAATGGTACATCTGGAACTTCTCATCTACTTAAGCATGCAAATCTTGTATGTCCAAAGCGGCACTTACGGCTTGGATTAGGTCAAACAAAGTTGAATGTTAAGACTGAAGTTGATGGGACCACTGTATTGGAATTGAAGGATAGGGAAAAGCCTGTCAAGTTTGATCAAGAGACTTCAAGGAGGGACTTGGTTAGTATGGTGGTCATACATGAGTACCCTTTATCGATAGTGGATCATGTGGGCTTTAGAAAATTTGTGAAGGGGTTTAATTCATCTTTCAAAATGATATCAAGGAATACACTTAAGAGCGCTATTATGAAGATATATAATGATGCCAAGAGTTCCTTGAAAGCTCTGTTCGATTCCACATATGAGAGAGTTGCACTAACCACCGACATGTGGACTGCTTCCAATCAGAAAAAGGGATACATGGCTATCACCTCACACTTTATTGATCAACAATGGATAATCGAACTTTGA
- the LOC131001750 gene encoding GDP-L-galactose phosphorylase 2-like, translating into MVSVLETKLTIKRVATVVSNYQENASAEDLKTMAQGCGRNCLGSCCLPVSKLPLYAFNTAEEELGHNEVDGSCDGKCPKTSNLNNLLLGQWEDRMTQGLFRYDVTSCETKVIPGTYGFIAQLNEGRHLKKRPTEFRVDKVLQPFDKNKFNFTKVGQEEVLFRFEPSENGKARYFPSTPIDPEKGPPSVVAINVSPIEYGHVLLIPRVLDCLPQKIVHECLLLALHFAKEASNPFFRVGYNSLGAFATINHLHFQAYYLSAPFPIEKTATCKILSSKDTRVIVSKLLNYPVRGLVFEGGNKLCDLCDAVASSCISLESNNVAFNMLISDCGKRVFLLPQCYAEKQARGEVDRELLDTQVNPAVWEISGHMVLKRRKDYDEASEQYAWKLLSEVSLSDERFQEVEKYVCEAANLQSDEEFMGTEETSYDSGTPQVSPHLPQDCLVLH; encoded by the exons ATGGTGTCTGTATTAGAGACGAAATTGACGATAAAGAGGGTGGCGACGGTGGTTTCTAACTACCAAGAGAATGCTTCTGCTGAAGACCTCAAAACTATGGCGCAGGGCTGCGGCCGCAATTGCCTCGGAAGCTGCTGCTTGCCTG TTTCGAAGCTACCTCTCTATGCATTCAATACTGCTGAGGAAGAGCTAGGTCACAACGAGGTTGATGGATCTTGTGATGGGAAATGTCCCAAAACGTCCAATTTGAACAACTTGTTGCTAGGACAATGGGAGGATCGTATGACTCAAGGGCTTTTCAGGTATGATGTTACCTCTTGTGAGACGAAGGTCATTCCTGGAACATATGGTTTTATCGCGCAGCTGAATGAGGGACGCCACCTTAAGAAGCGGCCAACTGAGTTTCGGGTTGACAAGGTTCTCCAGCCTTTCGATAAGAACAAATTCAACTTTACAAAAGTGGGTCAAGAGGAGGTGCTCTTCAGGTTTGAGCCAAGTGAAAATGGCAAAGCTCGTTATTTTCCTAGCACTCCAATTGATCCTGAGAAAGGCCCGCCCAGTGTCGTTGCAATTAAT GTGAGTCCCATTGAATACGGACATGTGCTTCTAATACCTCGTGTCCTTGATTGCTTACCCCAGAAAATTGTTCATGAGTGCCTTCTGCTCGCTCTGCACTTTGCTAAAGAGGCGTCAAATCCCTTTTTCAGAGTGGGTTATAACAGTTTGGGTGCCTTTGCCACCATCAACCATCTCCACTTTCAG GCATACTActtatctgcaccttttcccataGAGAAAACAGCAACATGCAAGATACTGAGCAGCAAAGATACTAGGGTGATAGTCTCTAAGCTGCTGAATTATCCTGTCAGAGGACTTGTCTTTGAGGGTGGAAATAAGTTGTGTGATCTATGTGATGCTGTTGCAAGTTCTTGCATCTCCCTTGAAAGTAACAATGTCGCTTTCAATATGCTTATTTCTGATTGTGGCAAGAGAGTCTTTCTACTACCTCAG TGCTATGCTGAGAAACAAGCACGTGGAGAAGTAGACCGGGAGCTTCTTGATACTCAGGTGAATCCCGCTGTCTGGGAAATAAGTGGACATATGGTGCTTAAGCGGAGAAAGGATTATGACGAAGCATCGGAACAATATGCATGGAAGCTTCTCTCTGAGGTTTCACTCTCAGACGAGAGATTCCAAGAGGTAGAGAAGTATGTCTGCGAGGCTGCTAATTTACAATCAGATGAGGAGTTTATGGGCACAGAGGAGACTAGTTATGACTCCGGCACACCACAAGTTTCCCCACATCTCCCTCAAGATTGCCTTGTGTTGCATTAA